One Sphingobacteruim zhuxiongii DNA window includes the following coding sequences:
- a CDS encoding neutral/alkaline non-lysosomal ceramidase N-terminal domain-containing protein, translating to MKTSVCKLLLILVLFSSHAFAQNNKTAKGFQAGAATSNITPKIGYSINGNMQDTKIRNIHDDIHARALVLDDGQTKLGFVVLDLCMVSRETLDKAKKRASEFTGIPVQNMMMSATHTHSAGTACGVFQSDPEPAYLDFLVERTADALIRAYENRAPAEIAWGVGKEETEVFNRRWYMKPGTPMPNPFGGQDQVKMNPGVENPNMLKPAGPIDPEVPSIYLKTLDGKPIAVLANYSLHYVGGTGNGEISADYYGAFAERIGDLIVNEKTKNDPPFVGIMSNGTSGDINNVNWPGKKTQSLAPYEKLRQVADKVAQASYSAIKDAPEQKNIILAAKQEEIRLGVRKPNAQEIKRAEAIVKKAAGPTMQSMEEIYARETLLMKDYPDQVDLILQVFKIGDLAITAIPAEVFVEIGLELKAKSPFKPTFNIELANGYNGYLPTAKHHKLGGYETWRARSSYLEETAADKILAVLLRLLNDHKANK from the coding sequence ATGAAAACATCAGTCTGTAAACTACTACTCATCTTAGTCCTCTTCTCTAGTCATGCGTTCGCTCAAAACAATAAGACAGCGAAAGGGTTTCAAGCGGGTGCTGCAACGAGCAATATTACGCCAAAGATTGGATATTCTATCAATGGAAACATGCAGGACACCAAGATTAGAAATATTCACGATGATATCCATGCGAGAGCATTAGTGCTAGATGATGGTCAGACCAAACTGGGCTTTGTTGTCTTAGATTTATGTATGGTTTCTCGAGAAACTTTGGATAAAGCAAAAAAAAGAGCATCAGAATTTACTGGGATTCCAGTTCAAAACATGATGATGTCAGCAACACATACTCACTCCGCAGGAACAGCCTGCGGAGTATTTCAGAGCGATCCAGAACCGGCTTATTTAGACTTTCTTGTTGAAAGAACTGCTGACGCCTTAATTCGTGCTTATGAAAATAGAGCCCCAGCAGAAATTGCTTGGGGAGTTGGAAAAGAAGAAACTGAAGTCTTCAACCGCCGCTGGTATATGAAACCGGGCACGCCTATGCCTAACCCTTTCGGTGGTCAAGACCAAGTAAAGATGAACCCTGGTGTAGAAAACCCAAATATGTTAAAACCGGCCGGACCAATAGATCCAGAGGTTCCTAGTATTTATTTAAAAACCTTAGACGGAAAACCAATTGCTGTACTTGCTAATTACTCCCTACACTATGTGGGTGGTACTGGAAATGGAGAAATATCCGCTGATTATTACGGTGCATTCGCCGAACGTATTGGTGACTTAATCGTAAATGAAAAAACAAAGAACGATCCTCCTTTCGTTGGTATTATGAGTAACGGTACAAGTGGTGATATTAACAACGTGAATTGGCCAGGAAAAAAAACACAATCCTTGGCCCCATATGAGAAGTTACGTCAAGTAGCAGATAAAGTAGCTCAAGCTTCCTATTCAGCAATCAAAGATGCGCCTGAGCAAAAAAACATTATACTCGCGGCAAAACAAGAAGAAATCAGACTCGGCGTTAGAAAGCCAAATGCTCAAGAGATTAAACGCGCTGAAGCAATCGTAAAGAAAGCTGCTGGTCCAACCATGCAATCAATGGAGGAAATTTATGCACGTGAAACATTGCTGATGAAAGATTATCCTGATCAAGTCGATTTAATCCTTCAAGTATTCAAAATTGGAGACCTAGCAATTACGGCGATACCTGCTGAAGTATTTGTTGAAATCGGTTTAGAGCTGAAAGCAAAAAGTCCATTCAAGCCGACCTTCAATATTGAATTAGCAAATGGATACAATGGATACTTACCAACGGCTAAACATCATAAACTTGGCGGTTACGA
- a CDS encoding neutral/alkaline non-lysosomal ceramidase N-terminal domain-containing protein produces MERKLEKQTVSQLLLAVLCLLSATMSYGQQRTFKAGAATTVITPYLGGGIVGNFGIPPEAKNIHDELHARSLVLDDGESKIAFIICDNIGLARKVCDAAKQEINERTGIPTDHILIAGTHTHSATSAEGEGPKRRGWSQGEPLDRYQDLLATRIADAVDMAVYRLEPAKIGWGSVNIPEHVFNRRWHMKELVVNPFGEKEPVRFNPGIGNPEIVKPAGPTDPEVSFLSIQALDGRSIALLANYSLHYIGGVPKHDISADYFAVFANRMQELLLKDNTETPFVGIMTNGTSGDINNVNVQGKSPKDAPYQKMKFVANDIAEKVHRSLQGVKYQPWLKLQAKQSEQKLTVRKPTEKQLALAKQIFALPEGAKPINHPLERTYADRITQLQNEWPSEISVVLQTFRIGDLQIAAIPFETFAESGLALKAQYPKNKTFTITFANGSYGYLPTPEQHKLGGYETWLGTNRVEIEASRKIFGTLTNLFSLMN; encoded by the coding sequence ATGGAAAGAAAACTTGAAAAACAAACAGTAAGTCAACTCTTACTTGCCGTGCTCTGCTTGCTATCAGCAACGATGAGCTATGGACAACAGCGCACTTTTAAAGCTGGTGCTGCAACAACCGTTATTACGCCATATCTAGGTGGTGGTATCGTTGGAAATTTCGGAATTCCACCTGAAGCAAAAAATATTCATGATGAGCTACACGCTCGAAGCCTAGTCCTAGATGATGGAGAGAGTAAAATTGCATTCATCATATGTGATAATATTGGATTAGCGCGCAAAGTATGCGATGCTGCCAAGCAAGAGATTAACGAAAGAACGGGAATCCCTACCGATCATATTCTAATTGCTGGAACTCACACCCATTCTGCAACAAGCGCTGAAGGAGAAGGTCCAAAACGTAGAGGTTGGTCGCAAGGCGAACCACTTGATCGCTATCAAGACCTGCTCGCGACTAGAATAGCAGATGCTGTAGACATGGCGGTCTACCGACTAGAGCCTGCAAAAATTGGATGGGGCTCTGTTAATATTCCAGAACACGTATTTAACAGAAGATGGCACATGAAAGAACTAGTCGTGAATCCATTTGGTGAGAAAGAACCTGTTCGCTTTAATCCCGGAATTGGAAATCCAGAAATTGTAAAGCCTGCTGGCCCAACGGATCCTGAAGTTTCATTTCTATCCATCCAAGCACTCGATGGTCGTTCCATAGCACTTCTTGCAAATTATTCGCTGCACTACATTGGTGGTGTTCCGAAACATGACATTTCCGCCGATTACTTCGCAGTTTTCGCGAATCGCATGCAAGAACTGTTGTTAAAAGATAATACAGAAACGCCATTTGTAGGCATCATGACTAACGGTACCTCTGGCGACATTAACAACGTCAATGTACAAGGAAAGTCACCTAAAGACGCGCCTTATCAAAAGATGAAGTTTGTGGCAAATGATATCGCTGAAAAAGTACACCGTTCTTTGCAAGGTGTGAAATACCAACCTTGGTTGAAACTACAAGCAAAACAGTCGGAACAAAAACTCACAGTTAGAAAACCTACTGAGAAGCAGCTAGCTTTAGCAAAACAAATCTTTGCTTTACCAGAAGGTGCTAAACCAATCAATCATCCCTTGGAGCGCACCTACGCTGATCGTATCACACAACTTCAAAATGAATGGCCATCAGAAATATCTGTTGTCCTTCAAACCTTCCGAATTGGAGACCTTCAAATTGCCGCTATACCATTTGAGACATTTGCCGAAAGCGGTCTAGCATTGAAAGCCCAATATCCAAAAAATAAAACGTTCACTATCACTTTCGCGAATGGATCCTATGGTTACTTACCGACTCCAGAGCAGCATAAATTAGGTGGCTATGAGACCTGGTTGGGCACAAATCGTGTAGAGATCGAAGCATCCAGAAAGATATTCGGTACGCTAACCAATCTCTTCTCCTTGATGAACTAA
- a CDS encoding RagB/SusD family nutrient uptake outer membrane protein, which produces MNKIYKIGLLAILLATSCNDDFLEKYPLDEISDATFWKSASDVEMYANQFYATLYDARLAWFNIDNASDNQVPSSRNIYTWNEYNVPATDGGWGKADWLQIRRCNYALDRIAAMTITDAALKTAEAEIRFFKSFHYFEKLKMFGEVPWINSALTPESAELTAPRDTRETVTNNIIADLDFAIANLPENSATDRVTKYAALALKTEVALYEGTFRKYHKVGTGHEALLKLATSAAEQIINSKLFSVYKTGKAENDFFDLFVQYELKGNTEGIMVQRFVTDKRMHNNVRQLGEPQTGYSKDFVDSYLCADGLPIGISPLYQGDATFAAEFVNRDPRMRQSIYHEARPYRIYDNGTVNNKIMPEFLNANCPTSYFIIKGYSPYEKDRLPSTSIIDDFIFRYGKVLLDYAEAKAELGECTQAILDGTINLLRDRVKMPHLTVNVGFTDPNWPQWEEAISPLLNEIRRERRIETSAEGDRWNDIVRWKAGKLLENPKTILGARNPADGKLREIYPGFTARKWNNRLYQYPIPTQELTLNPNLKQNPGWQ; this is translated from the coding sequence ATGAACAAGATATATAAAATAGGTTTGTTGGCTATACTCTTAGCCACGTCCTGTAACGATGATTTCTTAGAAAAATACCCCCTTGATGAAATTAGCGATGCCACTTTTTGGAAAAGCGCATCAGACGTTGAAATGTATGCTAATCAATTCTATGCGACACTTTATGACGCTCGATTAGCATGGTTTAATATTGACAACGCGAGTGACAATCAAGTCCCTAGTAGCAGAAATATATATACCTGGAATGAATATAACGTTCCAGCAACAGACGGAGGATGGGGAAAAGCAGACTGGCTTCAAATTCGTCGATGTAACTATGCGTTAGACCGCATCGCGGCAATGACGATAACAGATGCTGCTCTAAAGACCGCCGAAGCAGAAATACGTTTTTTCAAATCCTTCCATTACTTTGAAAAACTGAAGATGTTTGGTGAAGTTCCTTGGATTAATAGCGCTTTAACACCCGAGTCGGCAGAATTAACCGCTCCAAGAGATACCCGCGAAACGGTAACCAATAACATAATCGCAGATTTAGACTTTGCAATTGCGAATCTTCCAGAGAATTCTGCAACAGACCGAGTTACTAAATATGCCGCATTAGCGCTGAAAACAGAAGTTGCCCTATACGAGGGTACCTTCCGCAAATATCATAAAGTTGGAACAGGGCATGAAGCACTTCTAAAGCTAGCAACAAGTGCCGCAGAACAGATTATTAACTCGAAACTATTCTCAGTCTACAAAACAGGGAAAGCAGAGAATGATTTCTTCGATTTATTTGTTCAATATGAACTGAAAGGTAATACAGAAGGCATCATGGTGCAACGCTTCGTTACCGACAAGCGCATGCATAATAATGTACGTCAATTAGGTGAGCCACAAACCGGCTATAGTAAGGACTTCGTAGATTCCTACTTATGTGCTGATGGTCTGCCAATCGGAATCAGCCCCCTTTATCAAGGAGATGCCACTTTTGCCGCAGAATTTGTAAATCGTGACCCTAGGATGCGTCAATCTATTTACCATGAAGCCCGCCCCTACAGAATCTATGATAACGGCACGGTCAATAATAAGATTATGCCTGAATTCTTAAATGCGAATTGTCCGACAAGTTATTTTATTATCAAGGGATACAGTCCCTACGAAAAAGACCGTCTCCCTAGTACGTCTATCATCGATGATTTTATCTTCCGATACGGAAAAGTACTGCTCGATTATGCGGAAGCGAAAGCGGAACTTGGAGAGTGTACACAAGCTATCCTCGATGGCACTATCAATCTTTTACGCGATCGCGTAAAGATGCCTCACTTAACGGTGAATGTTGGCTTTACAGATCCAAATTGGCCACAATGGGAAGAAGCAATTTCTCCTCTTTTAAATGAAATACGTCGAGAACGTAGAATCGAAACCTCTGCAGAGGGTGATCGATGGAATGATATCGTACGATGGAAAGCTGGTAAGCTACTTGAAAACCCAAAAACGATTCTAGGGGCAAGAAATCCAGCCGATGGAAAGCTTAGAGAAATTTACCCCGGATTCACTGCAAGAAAATGGAATAACAGATTGTATCAATATCCAATTCCTACACAAGAGCTCACATTGAATCCAAACTTGAAACAAAATCCAGGATGGCAATAG
- a CDS encoding SusC/RagA family TonB-linked outer membrane protein produces MEQISSQEHLSRILRVFFISAGLVMCTGSLSAYSDTDRDTYLSSMKGKSLKKTNVVINNIFQQKTLTGTVRNAEGVPLEGVSVKIKGSSAATSTDAQGGYGLQSSGTDQTLVFSTVGYVTQELPISSTGITDVTLQSDVTSIGDVVVIGYGTQKKENLTGAVSTVTSEVLESRPITTLGQGLQGTAPNLNVTQSSGAPGKAATFNVRGNTSINGGGPLVLVNGIPMDPNLISPSDVESVTILKDAASAAIYGARAAYGVILITTKSGKNDKPVISLSTLFSTNTPTSKIDFIDTKDRIAYMNEASMRVNGRNYFDDITMEAMMAHYNDPSKPNSIIHPSSLDEWRGVANTNWEDVLMSKSYPMQQHTASITGGSEKFDYYSSFSFIKQNGLTNKDLFDEYYKRYNFMTNLNYHIKEWITVGTKVSINNGNKHFPPNDSQFRSSFPEDGTIYQTNVYSTQPVKDPNGNWAHEGSIFNPAQMLSEGGYQTRHVNDMWMTGLVKITPIKEITINVDYSFNNKTTKQMSYLAKQPFYNVKGDVMGYYGGSNPSRVSRSNYDDRYYVFNAYADYTKTFAEKHNFKVMVGFNQEHAQYNSVTAERRNLIINNVPYMNLASGDRFAYDGIDEYAIRGAFSRINYSYADRYLIEFNGRYDGTSKFAQRDRFAFFPSVSVGWRIDNEAFFEPLKSSINQLKFRASYGNLGNQNVTGYYPYIATMSAAEVNYLLNGDRPMSVYAPGLVSSTLTWETVTQKNFGVDFGLLNNRLNGSFDFYTRDTKDMLTKSQTLPAVIAETEPQANAADLRTTGFDLSINWNDKVGEFSYGITGILSDYYAEITRFNNPVGLISDYYVGAKMGNIWGLTTGGLFQTDQEALALDQSNINGRKRQAGDLWMVDINGDGKITRGTQTLGDPGDMSIIGNNTPRYSFGLRTNFAWKGFDMDIFFQGVGKRDLVISNLYYLTQYSNEWVGIPKTAMDYWSPENPNAFYPRPIIAGAADITTVQTRYLQNAAYLRLKQVTLGYTLPQELTQKISSDRIRVFFTGSNLFTWTKMIKISDPELPGPSAYPMFRSFSFGANFSF; encoded by the coding sequence ATGGAACAGATTAGCAGCCAAGAGCATCTATCGCGAATCCTCCGTGTTTTCTTTATCAGCGCTGGCTTGGTAATGTGCACGGGATCCTTATCGGCTTATTCCGACACGGATCGTGATACGTACTTGTCCTCCATGAAGGGCAAATCGCTCAAGAAAACAAATGTTGTAATCAACAACATTTTTCAACAAAAAACATTGACTGGAACCGTCCGAAATGCGGAAGGTGTACCGCTTGAAGGTGTCAGCGTAAAGATTAAAGGATCATCCGCCGCCACATCAACAGATGCTCAAGGTGGATATGGCCTTCAATCCTCCGGTACAGACCAAACGCTTGTATTTAGTACAGTTGGTTATGTCACCCAAGAATTACCGATTTCCAGCACAGGAATAACGGATGTAACGCTACAATCCGATGTGACTTCTATCGGTGACGTCGTTGTCATTGGTTATGGTACTCAGAAAAAAGAAAACCTTACTGGTGCAGTATCAACCGTAACATCGGAAGTATTGGAAAGTCGCCCAATCACAACCTTAGGCCAAGGTTTACAAGGCACGGCTCCCAATTTAAACGTGACTCAAAGTTCTGGTGCCCCTGGTAAAGCAGCAACATTCAACGTCCGCGGAAATACTTCAATCAATGGCGGCGGACCATTAGTCCTCGTCAATGGTATTCCAATGGATCCTAACCTCATTAGTCCGTCTGACGTAGAAAGTGTTACCATATTAAAAGATGCGGCCTCAGCGGCCATCTATGGAGCTCGTGCGGCATATGGCGTTATCTTGATCACAACGAAATCAGGTAAGAACGATAAACCTGTTATTAGTTTATCAACTTTATTTTCAACCAATACCCCAACCAGTAAAATCGACTTTATTGACACAAAGGATAGAATCGCCTACATGAATGAGGCTTCTATGCGTGTAAACGGACGAAATTACTTCGATGACATTACCATGGAAGCCATGATGGCTCATTATAATGATCCATCTAAACCAAACTCAATAATTCATCCAAGCTCATTAGATGAGTGGCGCGGTGTCGCCAATACGAATTGGGAGGATGTTTTGATGAGCAAAAGCTATCCTATGCAACAGCATACCGCGAGTATCACAGGGGGCTCAGAAAAATTCGACTATTATTCATCTTTTTCATTTATCAAACAAAATGGCCTAACCAACAAAGACCTTTTTGATGAATACTATAAGCGATACAACTTCATGACCAACTTAAACTACCATATTAAAGAGTGGATTACAGTCGGCACAAAGGTTAGTATCAACAATGGAAACAAGCATTTCCCGCCTAACGATTCGCAATTTAGAAGCTCATTCCCTGAGGATGGAACAATATATCAAACCAACGTATACTCAACCCAACCGGTAAAAGATCCGAATGGAAATTGGGCGCATGAGGGTTCCATCTTTAACCCGGCGCAAATGCTAAGCGAAGGTGGATATCAAACACGCCACGTCAATGATATGTGGATGACGGGATTAGTCAAGATTACCCCTATCAAGGAAATAACAATTAACGTTGATTATTCCTTTAACAATAAGACTACCAAACAAATGTCTTATTTAGCAAAACAACCCTTCTACAATGTAAAAGGTGATGTAATGGGCTATTATGGAGGAAGTAATCCAAGTCGCGTTTCTCGCTCAAATTATGATGATCGATATTACGTATTCAATGCCTATGCGGATTATACGAAGACATTCGCTGAAAAACATAATTTTAAGGTCATGGTTGGTTTCAACCAAGAGCATGCGCAATACAACTCTGTAACCGCTGAGCGCCGCAACTTAATCATAAACAATGTCCCTTATATGAATCTTGCCTCTGGAGACCGCTTTGCGTATGACGGTATAGATGAATATGCTATCCGCGGAGCATTCTCTCGTATTAATTACAGCTATGCAGATCGATATTTAATTGAATTCAATGGTCGATATGACGGGACGTCGAAATTTGCGCAACGTGATCGATTTGCGTTCTTCCCATCGGTATCCGTTGGTTGGAGAATAGACAATGAGGCATTCTTCGAACCGTTGAAATCAAGCATAAATCAACTGAAATTTAGAGCTTCATACGGTAACCTAGGAAATCAAAATGTGACAGGTTATTACCCTTATATCGCGACAATGTCGGCAGCGGAAGTTAACTATCTACTGAATGGCGACAGACCGATGTCAGTCTATGCTCCAGGCCTCGTTAGCTCAACGTTAACTTGGGAAACCGTAACTCAGAAGAACTTCGGTGTAGACTTTGGATTACTAAATAATCGACTTAACGGATCATTTGATTTCTATACTAGGGATACAAAAGACATGCTTACTAAGTCGCAAACATTACCGGCTGTTATAGCTGAAACAGAACCACAAGCAAACGCAGCTGATCTTAGAACGACCGGATTTGACCTAAGCATAAACTGGAATGATAAAGTTGGGGAATTCAGCTATGGTATCACGGGGATTCTATCAGATTACTATGCAGAGATCACCAGATTCAACAACCCTGTTGGATTGATTTCAGACTATTATGTTGGAGCAAAAATGGGTAATATTTGGGGTCTAACTACGGGAGGCTTGTTCCAAACAGATCAAGAAGCCCTAGCACTGGATCAATCCAATATTAATGGCCGTAAAAGACAAGCTGGCGATTTGTGGATGGTTGACATCAATGGAGACGGAAAGATTACGAGAGGGACTCAAACCTTAGGTGATCCTGGCGATATGAGCATCATTGGAAATAATACTCCTCGCTATAGCTTTGGACTCCGCACAAACTTCGCTTGGAAAGGTTTCGATATGGATATCTTTTTTCAAGGTGTTGGAAAGCGTGATTTAGTAATTTCGAATCTGTACTACTTAACACAATATTCCAACGAATGGGTGGGTATTCCTAAAACAGCCATGGACTATTGGTCTCCAGAAAATCCAAATGCTTTTTACCCAAGACCAATTATTGCAGGAGCCGCTGACATTACCACCGTCCAAACAAGATATCTTCAGAATGCAGCTTATCTCCGCCTAAAACAAGTAACCTTAGGATATACCCTTCCTCAAGAGTTAACACAGAAAATAAGCTCTGATCGAATTCGGGTATTCTTTACAGGAAGCAACTTGTTTACATGGACGAAGATGATCAAAATTTCAGATCCAGAACTACCAGGGCCGAGTGCGTATCCGATGTTTCGTTCGTTCTCATTCGGTGCAAATTTCAGCTTTTAA
- a CDS encoding sialidase family protein translates to MKKLFFALCAVATLTIAHAQETTVFKSGEEGYASYRIPAIIKNKNGELIAIAEGRVDHAGDYGNVDIVLKISKDEGKTWSALQKAVDYEKLQAGNPAPVVDLLDPQYPEGRIFLFYNTGNNHEGEVRKGKGLRESWYIVSNDGGKSWSEAVNITTSTHRPKQPQINAAYNFNEDWRTYANTPGHAFQFVSGPKKGRIYVAANHSAGNPDKNGKDWVAHAFYSDDHGKTFKLSENVLFPGTNESIAAQIADNAVYMSSRNQQLTPKTRIISRSSNSGETWDSSLPDANLPDPINQGSVLSWKKGKKFILAHINAADTVDRNNLTLRLSKDQGKTWFYSKLVAKAPNGYKGSYSAYSDIVLINKKKIGVLYEKDNYKEIVFLTEKI, encoded by the coding sequence ATGAAAAAACTATTTTTTGCTTTATGTGCCGTTGCTACTTTAACTATCGCACACGCACAAGAAACAACAGTATTTAAGTCCGGAGAAGAAGGCTATGCGAGCTACCGCATTCCAGCAATCATAAAAAATAAAAACGGAGAATTAATAGCGATTGCTGAAGGACGTGTTGACCATGCGGGCGACTATGGAAACGTCGACATTGTTCTTAAAATCTCAAAAGATGAAGGGAAAACTTGGAGCGCATTACAGAAGGCCGTAGATTATGAAAAACTTCAGGCTGGCAATCCCGCTCCAGTAGTCGATCTATTGGATCCGCAATATCCAGAAGGCAGAATCTTTTTGTTTTACAATACTGGAAATAATCATGAAGGTGAAGTACGAAAAGGAAAAGGACTTCGCGAGTCTTGGTATATTGTATCTAATGATGGCGGTAAGAGCTGGTCCGAAGCGGTAAATATCACGACGTCGACCCATCGTCCGAAACAACCTCAAATAAATGCCGCTTATAACTTTAATGAAGACTGGCGCACGTATGCCAATACGCCGGGTCATGCCTTTCAATTTGTTTCAGGCCCCAAAAAGGGACGGATTTACGTTGCGGCGAACCACTCTGCTGGGAATCCCGACAAGAATGGAAAAGATTGGGTAGCCCATGCTTTTTACAGCGACGATCATGGGAAAACGTTTAAATTAAGTGAAAATGTATTGTTTCCTGGCACAAACGAATCAATCGCTGCTCAAATTGCAGATAACGCTGTATACATGAGTTCTAGAAATCAACAATTGACTCCTAAGACAAGAATAATTTCTAGATCTTCAAACTCAGGAGAAACATGGGACTCCTCACTACCAGATGCAAATCTTCCTGACCCTATCAATCAGGGTTCTGTCTTATCTTGGAAAAAAGGCAAGAAATTTATTCTAGCACATATAAATGCGGCAGATACAGTTGACCGAAATAATTTAACGTTGCGCTTATCAAAAGATCAAGGAAAAACTTGGTTTTACAGTAAACTAGTAGCAAAGGCACCTAATGGGTATAAAGGTTCATACTCCGCTTATTCGGATATTGTTTTGATTAACAAGAAGAAGATTGGTGTGCTTTATGAAAAAGACAATTACAAAGAGATCGTCTTTTTAACAGAAAAAATTTAG
- a CDS encoding family 20 glycosylhydrolase, whose amino-acid sequence MPIESHWKSDRLNLAKGLRIEIMAEGLTYEKDLLNRFFEKNNIKKNDQSSISLTLQLNRDLQSSLGKEGYQLHIDQKGIHIDAATTTGIFYGIQTLSQFVLDKQSIQMATITDKPAFSWRAFLVDVGRNHQPMSMLKEQIDVMASYKLNVLHFHFTEDIAWRLASKKYPKLNAPDNITRWPNGSYSEEDFRELIAYCKERHILLLPEIDMPGHSEAFERYFGVNMQTEKGIEKIKELLQEFHETYPELKHLHIGGDEVKINNKNFMPEITRFVESLGYQTYGWDPGSNLENSTIRQLWMGKATAIAPNSQIKYIDSKHLYINHMDPLETVTTLFFRQISLQDQESAALKGATLCAWPDRAVSSPEDMFIQNAIYPSILSFGERIWRGKGEAEWKANIPVDPTLLSEFKEFESRLLLHKDLYFHNRPFPYVKQSGLEWNLYGPFDNQGDLSKNFSEEEISSKAAVRAIGGTVILRHWWSDVLPGAISNPRENTTWYAKTRIYSDKAGNYPFWIGFANLSRSYASDSPPIGAWDELQSAVFVNGTQIAAPNWKQGGKKGNIEQPLLDEGYSFRKPTMINLKKGWNEVVIKLPVRDFKGKDWQNPTKWMFTFVPTY is encoded by the coding sequence ATGCCAATAGAAAGTCATTGGAAATCCGATCGGTTAAATCTGGCTAAAGGGCTTCGCATTGAAATCATGGCTGAGGGGCTAACCTATGAAAAGGATTTATTAAATCGCTTTTTCGAGAAGAACAATATCAAAAAAAACGATCAAAGCTCCATTTCCTTGACGCTTCAGCTCAATAGAGATTTACAGTCTTCACTTGGTAAAGAAGGATATCAACTCCATATTGATCAAAAAGGAATTCATATAGATGCAGCAACTACAACCGGCATCTTCTATGGAATTCAGACATTATCGCAGTTCGTTCTAGACAAGCAATCCATTCAAATGGCAACCATTACAGATAAGCCAGCTTTTTCATGGCGAGCATTTTTAGTAGACGTTGGTAGAAATCATCAACCAATGAGCATGTTAAAAGAGCAAATTGATGTGATGGCATCATATAAGCTCAATGTCCTCCATTTTCACTTCACCGAAGATATCGCTTGGCGCTTAGCAAGTAAAAAATACCCTAAATTAAATGCGCCCGACAATATCACCCGGTGGCCTAATGGATCCTATTCCGAAGAAGATTTTAGAGAGCTCATCGCGTATTGTAAAGAGCGCCATATCTTACTGCTTCCCGAGATTGACATGCCTGGACATAGTGAAGCATTTGAGCGATATTTCGGAGTAAACATGCAAACCGAGAAGGGCATTGAAAAGATAAAAGAGCTTCTTCAAGAATTTCATGAAACATATCCTGAACTTAAGCATTTACATATTGGAGGAGACGAAGTAAAAATAAATAACAAAAACTTTATGCCTGAGATTACACGTTTTGTAGAGTCTCTGGGTTATCAAACTTATGGATGGGATCCAGGAAGCAATCTTGAGAACTCCACAATTCGTCAGCTCTGGATGGGAAAGGCAACGGCGATAGCCCCCAATTCTCAGATTAAGTATATTGACTCCAAACATCTATATATAAACCATATGGATCCGCTTGAGACAGTTACGACCTTATTCTTTAGGCAAATAAGTCTTCAAGATCAGGAGTCCGCGGCACTAAAAGGAGCTACTTTATGCGCTTGGCCAGACCGCGCAGTATCAAGTCCTGAAGATATGTTTATTCAAAATGCGATTTATCCTAGTATATTAAGTTTTGGAGAACGGATATGGCGAGGAAAAGGAGAAGCGGAATGGAAGGCAAATATTCCAGTAGACCCCACCCTATTATCCGAATTTAAAGAGTTTGAATCTCGCCTATTACTTCATAAGGATTTATACTTCCATAATCGTCCCTTTCCTTATGTCAAACAAAGTGGATTAGAATGGAATCTATATGGACCTTTTGACAATCAGGGAGATTTGAGTAAAAACTTCAGTGAAGAAGAAATATCGAGCAAAGCTGCCGTAAGAGCGATTGGAGGCACCGTCATTCTCCGTCATTGGTGGTCCGACGTGTTGCCGGGTGCTATTTCGAACCCAAGAGAAAATACCACGTGGTATGCTAAAACACGAATATATAGCGATAAAGCCGGTAATTACCCTTTTTGGATTGGTTTTGCAAACCTTTCTAGATCTTACGCTAGCGATTCCCCTCCCATTGGAGCATGGGATGAACTGCAAAGTGCAGTTTTTGTCAATGGGACCCAAATTGCTGCACCCAATTGGAAACAAGGAGGAAAAAAAGGAAATATCGAACAGCCACTTCTCGATGAAGGTTATTCCTTTCGAAAACCAACAATGATAAACCTTAAAAAGGGATGGAATGAAGTTGTGATTAAGCTTCCTGTTCGTGATTTTAAAGGGAAAGACTGGCAAAATCCTACAAAATGGATGTTCACATTTGTACCAACTTATTAA